A region of Camelus dromedarius isolate mCamDro1 chromosome 22, mCamDro1.pat, whole genome shotgun sequence DNA encodes the following proteins:
- the CASP3 gene encoding caspase-3 isoform X2, giving the protein MENTENSVDSKSIKTLETNIFHGSKSMDSGLSLDNSYKMDYPEMGLCLIINIKNFHKSTGMACRSGTDVDAANLRETFTNLKYEVRNKNDLTCEEILKLMYNVSKEDHSKRSSFICVLLSHGEEGVIYGTDGAVDLKKLTSFFRGDSCRSLTGKPKLFIIQACRGTELDCGIETDSGVEDEMACQKIPVEADFLYAYSTAPGIFPDKVFPS; this is encoded by the exons ATGGAGAACACTGAAAACTCAGTGGATTCAAAATCCATTAAAACCTTGGAGAC AAATATCTTCCATGGAAGCAAATCAATGGACTCTGGACTATCCTTAGACAACAGTTATAAAATGGATTATCCTGAAATGGGTTTatgtttaataattaatattaagaACTTTCATAAAAGTACTG GAATGGCATGTCGGTCTGGTACAGATGTAGATGCAGCAAACCTCAGGGAAACCTTCACGAACTTGAAATACgaagtcagaaataaaaatgatcttacatgtgaagaaattttgaaattaatgtaCAATG tttctaaagaAGATCATAGCAAAAGGAGCAGTTTCATTTGTGTGCTTCTAAGCCATGGTGAAGAAGGAGTGATTTATGGAACAGATGGGGCTGTTGATCTGAAAAAATTAACAAGCTTCTTCAGAGGGGACAGTTGTAGAAGCCTAACCGGAAAACCCAAACTTTTCATTATTCAG GCCTGCCGAGGCACAGAGCTGGACTGTGGGATTGAGACAGACAGTGGCGTTGAGGACGAAATGGCCTGTCAGAAAATACCCGTTGAGGCCGACTTCTTGTATGCATACTCCACGGCACCTG